The genomic stretch TTCCCGACGAGGACATCATGTTCATTAGAGACTTCAATATTCCTGGACCTGGCGAAGGACCTGAACCAGGAGCCCGATGGACGCTCATGTTAGACGGTGCCTATAATACTAAAGGTTATGGAATAGAGGCAGTAATTACATCTCCAACTGGTTTTCATTATCCATTCACCGCCAAACTTTGCTTTGATTGTACAAACAACATGGCcgaatatgaagcatgtatctcTGATATTGAAGTCTTCATCGACTTGAGAATCAAGATTCTTAAAGTTTTTGGAGACTCTGCTTTAGTAATCAGTCAAGTCCGAGGAGTTTGGGAAACTCGGGATAAGAAGTTAATTCTGTACAGATAACACATTGTAAAATTAATTCTTATTTTGATGAAATCACTTTTCATTATATTCCAAGGGAAGAGAATCAGTTAGCTGATGCTCTAGCTACTCTTTCATCCATGTTTAAAGTCaagtggaagaatgaagcacctGTCATCCGCATTGACCACTTGGATGAACCAGCGCACTGTCTAGCAATGGAGGCTGAATGTGACGATAatccttggttctatgacatTAAGAGATATCTGGAAAGACGGGAATATCCCGAGAAAGAATCCATCATAGATAAGAAAGCTTTGAGAAGGTTCTTTTCTAAGTTTTTCTTGAATGGGgatgttttgtacaagaggaattatgattTCGTGTTGCttagatgtgtggatagacacgaagaaaGCATGACCATAAGGTCCATACATGAGGGTTGTGAAGGTGTACATGCTAAGGGGCCTGTTATGGCTAAGGATATTCTCCGGGCCGGATATTGTTGTACTATAATGGAAGTGGATTGTTACAACTTAGTTAAGAGGTGTCCCAAGTTCCAGATTTTTGGTGAcaaaattcatgttcctccaactCCTTTGCAATGTCTTGACTTATccttggcctttctccatgtggggtattgatatgatcGTCATGATCGAGCCGAAGGCTTCCAACGGTCGTCATTTTATTCTTGTTGTCATTGACTAATTCACAAAATGGGTCGAGGTTGCTTCATATGCAAACATCACGAGACAAGTGGTTGCAAAGTTTATCAAGAAAGAAATTATTTGTCTTTATAGTATTCCTAGCAAGATTATTACTAACAATTCCAGTAACCTGAATAACAAGGTGATGAGTGAGTTGTGTCATGAATTCAAGATCGGGCATCACAACTCTTCGTCGTACCGGCCCAAGATGAATGACGTTATTGAAGaagctaacaagaatatcaagagaattatccaaaagatggttaAAACCTACAtggattggcatgagatgcttccattttCTCTACAAGGTTATGGATATTCATTGCGTACTTCTACTTGGGCAACTCCTTATTTTCTagtatatggaatggaggttgtCCTACCTATTAAAGTTGAAATACCTTCTCTAAGGGTCATCATGGAAGCAGACCTCGATGAGGCTGAGTGGGAGTAGTCCAGATATGATCAACTGAATCTCATTGAAGAGAAGCGCTTGACGGCCGTTTttcatggtcagttataccaacGACGCCTCAAGAgagcttttgataagaagatTTTTCCTCGCTCATTCCAAGTCGGTGAACTTGTGCTCAAAAGACTTTCTCACATACACTCCCAACTATGAAGGGCCATTTATTATCAAGAAGGCCTTCTCATGAGGGGCTCTCATTCTCAACACAATGGATGGAGATGACTTGTCAATGCCAGTGAACTCAGatatagtcaaaaaatattatgcctagaAAAAATGAGTATAAATTCCACTAGATTGGAACTCGTCGGAACAAATCTtggcaaaaatggctatccctATGGACCAAAAAAATGAaatgtccatgcaaaagttaaggagtaaacaaacaaaatatagccccctaagttgaaaacccgaaatggcgacttaggcaaaaatggcaTCTCGGTggacaa from Lathyrus oleraceus cultivar Zhongwan6 chromosome 7, CAAS_Psat_ZW6_1.0, whole genome shotgun sequence encodes the following:
- the LOC127104522 gene encoding uncharacterized protein LOC127104522, which encodes MTQKAIKGSVLSDYLAHQPVDGYQPIKFDFPDEDIMFIRDFNIPGPGEGPEPGARWTLMLDGAYNTKGYGIEAVITSPTGFHYPFTAKLCFDCTNNMAEYEACISDIEVFIDLRIKILKVFGDSALVISQVRGVWETRDKKLILEENQLADALATLSSMFKVKWKNEAPVIRIDHLDEPAHCLAMEAECDDNPWFYDIKRYLERREYPEKESIIDKKALRRFFSKFFLNGDVLYKRNYDFVLLRCVDRHEESMTIRSIHEGCEGVHAKGPVMAKDILRAGYCCTIMEVDCYNLVKRCPKFQIFGDKIHVPPTPLQCLDLSLAFLHVGIPSKIITNNSSNLNNKVMSELCHEFKIGHHNSSSYRPKMNDVIEEANKNIKRIIQKMVKTYMDWHEMLPFSLQGYGYSLRTSTWATPYFLVYGMEVVLPIKVEIPSLRVIMEADLDEAEWE